A region of Scleropages formosus chromosome 2, fSclFor1.1, whole genome shotgun sequence DNA encodes the following proteins:
- the ppp4r2a gene encoding serine/threonine-protein phosphatase 4 regulatory subunit 2-A, with product MEIDTLLEAFKDFEKKGKKDVCPVLDQFLCHVAKTGETVIQWSQFKSYFLFKLEKVMDDFRASTPEQRGPANPNVEYIPFEEMKERILKIVDGYNGIPFTIQRLCELLTEPKRNYTGTDKFLRGVEKNVMVVSCVYPSSEKNGSSNVSRMNGVMFPGNSSTYTDRNVNGPGTPRPLTRPKLSLASSLATNGLPDSTENKEMPTEQGEKPMSDSSISEADGALGSTVKNKHPEGEDAMEAEQHEAKRLKFDKDEDEEEEEEEENEGEENEEAAAKGSRSPVPAESSCDRPESSSDLLTEEANSKAADILVSEDQEPSSTQSEPLSDESMEKADREALPGSTPTSEDGSEMDQSEQPSRPTDVTEADVRDDGQNSDLVSSSSSSSSSSSSEEGEASEESLSASPSSTAEGTVETSEPWRPKTSETVDEPMEQD from the exons ATGGAAATCGACACACTTCTGGAAGCTTTCAAAG ATTTTGAGAAGAAAGGGAAGAAGGATGTGTGTCCCGTGCTGGACCAGTTTCTGTGTCATGTCGCCAAGACCGGAGAGACAGT GATTCAGTGGTCACAGTTTAAAAGCTACTTCCTCTTTAAACTGGAGAAGGTTATGGATGACTTCCGAGCATCCACCCCAGAACAGCGTGGGCCAGCGAATCCGAATGTGGAGTACATTCCCTTCgaagagatgaaggagaggATACTTAAGATTGTAGATGGTTACAATGG AATCCCCTTCACTATCCAGCGTTTGTGTGAACTTCTCACTGAGCCCAAGCGGAACTACACAGGAACAGACAAATTCCTCCGAGGGGTTGAGAAG AATGTAATGGTGGTCAGCTGTGTCTACCCTTCTTCTGA aaaaaatgggtCCAGTAATGTGAGCAGAATGAATGGGGTCATGTTTCCTGGGAATTCGTCCACGTACACAGACAG aaatgtgaatGGGCCCGGCACACCCCGGCCGTTGACTCGGCCCAAGCTGTCGCTCGCCAGTTCCCTGGCCACCAATGGCCTTCCTGACAGCACAGAGAACAAGGAGATGCCCACGGAGCAGGGGGAGAAGCCCATGAG tgATTCCTCGATATCAGAAGCAGATGGTGCTCTGGGAAGTACTGTgaagaacaagcacccagaggGTGAAGATGCTATGGAGGCCGAACAGCACGAGGCAAAGAGGCTGAAGTTTGATAAAGATGAagacgaggaagaggaggaggaggaggagaatgaaggcgaggagaacgaggagGCAGCGGCCAAAGGGTCTCGAAGCCCTGTGCCAGCAGAGAGCTCTTGTGACCGACCGGAATCATCTTCCGACCTCCTTACTGAGGAAGCGAACAGCAAAGCTGCAGACATCCTGGTGTCTGAGGATCAGG AGCCATCCAGCACACAGTCGGAGCCCCTTTCAGATGAGAGCATGGAGAAGGCTGACAGGGAGGCGTTGCCAGGCTCCACTCCCACCTCTGAGGATGGAAGCGAAATGGACCAATCAGAACAGCCCAGTCGACCCACAGATGTTACGGAAGCAGATGTCCGGGACGATGGACAGAACAGTGACCtggtcagcagcagcagcagcagtagcagcagcagcagcagtgaggaAGGAGAGGCCAGTGAGGAGTCCCTTTCCGCCTctcccagcagcacagcagaggGCACTGTGGAGACGAGTGAGCCTTGGCGACCAAAGACCTCAGAAACTGTTGATGAACCCATGGAGCAGGACTAG